Proteins co-encoded in one Nitrospinota bacterium genomic window:
- a CDS encoding type II toxin-antitoxin system Phd/YefM family antitoxin — protein MKSSRIKPISYLKAHAAEIVRNISESGGPLVITQNGEAKAVMQDIASYEQNQETMALLKILALGGRQIKEGKTEPAAQVFKRLRKRGENC, from the coding sequence ATGAAATCCAGCCGGATAAAGCCGATCAGTTACCTGAAGGCGCATGCCGCCGAGATCGTGCGCAACATAAGCGAAAGCGGCGGGCCGCTTGTCATCACCCAAAACGGCGAGGCGAAGGCCGTGATGCAGGACATCGCAAGCTACGAACAGAATCAGGAGACGATGGCACTGCTGAAAATCCTCGCGTTGGGCGGCCGCCAAATCAAGGAAGGCAAAACCGAACCCGCCGCGCAGGTGTTCAAGCGCCTGAGGAAGCGCGGGGAAAACTGCTAA